One window from the genome of Eublepharis macularius isolate TG4126 chromosome 15, MPM_Emac_v1.0, whole genome shotgun sequence encodes:
- the GAPDHS gene encoding glyceraldehyde-3-phosphate dehydrogenase, testis-specific has protein sequence MAELAVGINGFGRIGRLVLRACVEKGIKVVAVNDPFIDLNYMVYMFKYDSTHGRFKGEVHAEGGKLVVNGSKIAVFQCMKPNEIPWGESGALYVVESTGVFLSVEKASAHLHGGARRVVVSAPSPDAPMFVMGVNQDKYDPSSMNIVSNASCTTNCLAPLAKVIHDNFGIVEGLMTTVHAYTATQKTVDGPSAKAWRDGRGAHQNIIPASTGAAKAVGKVIPELNGKLTGMAFRVPVCDVSVVDLTCRLARPATYAQIKEAVKKASKGPMAGVLGYTEDEVVSTDFIGDNRSSIFDAGAGIALNDNFVKLISWYDNEYGYSCRVADLMKHMFSKENN, from the exons ATGGCTGAACTAGCAGTTGGAATCAATGG CTTTGGACGCATTGGTCGTTTGGTCCTCCGAGCCTGCGTAGAGAAGGGGATCAAAGTCGTGGCTGTCAATGACCCTTTCATTGACCTCAACTACATG GTCTACATGTTCAAATATGACTCTACCCATGGCCGCTTCAAAGGAGAAGTTCATGCTGAAGGTGGCAAGCTAGTAGTGAATGGGTCTAAGATCGCTGTATTTCAATG CATGAAACCAAATGAAATCCCTTGGGGTGAGTCTGGAGCATTGTATGTAGTAGAATCAACTGGTGTCTTCCTCTCAGTTGAGAAAGCATCG GCTCATCTCCATGGTGGGGCCAGGCGAGTCGTGGTGAGTGCCCCATCCCCTGATGCACCCATGTTTGTGATGGGAGTCAATCAGGACAAGTATGATCCCTCAAGCATGAATATTGTGAG CAACGCCTCTTGCACCACCAACTGCTTGGCACCATTGGCTAAAGTCATTCATGACAACTTTGGCATTGTGGAGGGCCTCATG ACCACCGTTCATGCCTATACTGCCACTCAGAAGACTGTGGATGGTCCCTCTGCCAAGGCGTGGCGCGATGGCAGGGGTGCCCACCAGAACATCATTCCAGCATCTACTGGAGCTGCAAAAGCCGTGGGCAAGGTCATCCCTGAGCTGAATGG GAAGCTTACTGGCATGGCATTCCGTGTGCCAGTGTGTGATGTCTCAGTAGTTGACCTGACATGCCGCCTTGCCAGGCCAGCCACGTATGCTCAGATCAAAGAAGCTGTCAAGAAGGCATCCAAAGGGCCCATGGCTGGTGTTCTGGGATACACAGAAGATGAG GTTGTTTCAACTGACTTCATCGGTGACAATCGTTCCTCCATCTTTGATGCTGGAGCTGGGATCGCCCTCAATGATAACTTTGTGAAGCTCATCTCCTG GTATGATAATGAATATGGCTACAGCTGCCGTGTAGCAGATCTCATGAAGCACATGTTCAGCAAGGAGAACAACTGA
- the TMEM147 gene encoding BOS complex subunit TMEM147, with product MTLFHFGNCFALAYFPYFITYKCSGLSEYNAFWRCVQAGATYLFVQLCKMLFLATFFPTWEGGAGAYDFIGEFMKATVDLADLVGLHLVMSRNAGKGEYKIMVAAMGWATAELIMSRCIPLWVGARGIEFDWKYIQMSIDSNISLVHYIAMAALVWMFTRYDLPKHYRLPLTFLLGISVYKAFFMESFVHIFLLGSWTALLVKAVITGLLSLSSLTLFVTLVHSN from the exons ATGACCCTCTTCCACTTCGGCAATTGTTTTGCACTGGCGTACTTCCCCTATTTCATCACCTACAAGTGCAGTGGCCT gtcagagtACAATGCTTTTTGGAGATGTGTTCAGGCAGGGGCCACCTACCTCTTTGTCCAGCTGTGCAag ATGCTGTTTTTAGCCACGTTCTTTCCAACCTGGGAGGGCGGAGCAGGCGCTTATGACTTCATCGGA GAATTCATGAAAGCTACTGTTGATCTGGCTGACCTGGTAGGGCTACACCTAGTAATGTCCAGGAATGCagggaaaggggagtataagatCATGGTGGCAGCCATGGGATGGGCCACGGCAGAGCTCATCATGTCCCG GTGCATCCCGTTGTGGGTGGGAGCTCGCGGCATCGAGTTCGATTGGAAGTATATCCAGATGAGCATTGATTCCAACATCAGTCTG GTCCATTATATTGCTATGGCTGCCCTGGTGTGGATGTTTACCCGCTATGATTTACCCAAACACTACCGACTACCTCTCACTTTCCTCCTCGGCATCAGCGTCTACAAAGCTTTCTTCATGGA ATCTTTTGTTCACATTTTTCTGCTGGGCAGCTGGACGGCACTTCTGGTCAAAGCAGTCATCACCGGCCTCCTTTCCCTCAGCTCCCTGACTCTCTTTGTCACTCTGGTACACAGCAACTGA